The DNA window GGCGCCGTTGCGGCCGAGGATCGCCACCCGGTCGCCGGGCCCGACCTGCCAGGTCGTGTCGCGCAGGATCTCCTTCGGGCCGGCGTGCAGGGTGACGTGCTCCAGGTCGTACACCTGCTTGCCGAGCCGGGCGGTGGCCAGCCGTTGCAGCGACATGGTGTCGCGCGGTTCCGGCACGTCGGCGATGAGCGCGTTGGCCGCGTCGATACGGAACTTGGGCTTGGAGGTCCGCGCCGGCGGGCCCCGCCGCAGCCAGGCGATCTCCTTGCGGAGCAGGTTCTGCCGGCGGGCCTCGGTGGCCGCGGCGAGGCGCTGGCGCTCGATGCGGGCGAGTGTCCAGGCGGCGAAACCGCCCTCGTAGGCCCGGACGGTCTGGTCGGCCACCTCCCAGGTGGTGGTGCAGACCGCGTCGAGGAACCACCGGTCGTGGGTCACCACGACGAGCGCGCCCTTGCGAGTGACCAGGTGCCGGGCCAGCCAGTCGACGCCGCCGACGTCGAGGTGGTTGGTGGGCTCGTCGAGCACCAGCAGGTCGGCGTCGCGGACCAGCAGGGCGGCGAGCGCGACCCGGCGGCGTTCCCCACCGGACATCGGGCCGATCGGGGTGTCGAGGCCGAGGTGGGGCATGCCCAGGCCGTCGAGGATGGCCCGGACACCGGCGTCGCCGGCCCACTCGTGCTCGGCGCCCATGCTCTGGTCGAGCCACGCGGTGCCGAGCACCACGTCGCGCACGGTCAGGTCGCCGGCCAGGTCCAGGCGCTGCGGCAGCCAGGCCACGCGCAGGTCGCGACGATGGGTCACCCGGCCGTCGTCGGGCTCCTCGGTGCGGGTCAGCATCCGCAGCAACGTCGACTTGCCGGCGCCGTTCAGGCCGACCACACCGACCCGGTCGGCGTCGTCGAGGCCGAGCGACACGTCGGTGAGCAGCGGCCCGGCGGCGCCGTACCCCTTGGACACCCGGTCCAGGTTGACGATGTTGGCCACAGACCCACCCTTCATGACTCAGGCGCCCCGGGGGCCGGGACGCCTGAGTCAAGGGTACGGGTCCTCAGACGATGCGGGCGCCGTGCACCGGACCGTGCGCGACCCGGGCCTCCCG is part of the Micromonospora sp. WMMD980 genome and encodes:
- a CDS encoding ABC-F family ATP-binding cassette domain-containing protein, translated to MANIVNLDRVSKGYGAAGPLLTDVSLGLDDADRVGVVGLNGAGKSTLLRMLTRTEEPDDGRVTHRRDLRVAWLPQRLDLAGDLTVRDVVLGTAWLDQSMGAEHEWAGDAGVRAILDGLGMPHLGLDTPIGPMSGGERRRVALAALLVRDADLLVLDEPTNHLDVGGVDWLARHLVTRKGALVVVTHDRWFLDAVCTTTWEVADQTVRAYEGGFAAWTLARIERQRLAAATEARRQNLLRKEIAWLRRGPPARTSKPKFRIDAANALIADVPEPRDTMSLQRLATARLGKQVYDLEHVTLHAGPKEILRDTTWQVGPGDRVAILGRNGAGKTTLLRLLAGVTRADGGRFAAGQTVRPAFLSQELAELPGHLRVLEAVEEVARRVQFGDREISASQLAEIFGFDDRRLWTPVSDLSGGERRRLQMLRLLAGEPNVLLLDEPTNDLDTDTLAALEDLLDSWPGTIVVASHDRYLIERVTDVAYGMFGDGRLVHLPGGVDEYLARAAAAGGPAPADLTSGSAAPARDGMSAAEVRTAKKELNRLERQIAKLEQKEAGLHEQLAANATDYARVAELDAQLKEVRAERDRTEETWLALAEELPGG